A DNA window from Rossellomorea marisflavi contains the following coding sequences:
- a CDS encoding SDR family NAD(P)-dependent oxidoreductase, with protein MSELKGQVVVVTGGASGIGKEAALQLSGKGASIVVADFNESGAKEVAEQINQAGGNAAHYKVDVSKGEEIKALIDWTAEKFGTFNGIFNNAGIGLVKPFLEMDPESYHRVIDVDQHSVYYGMYYGARKMVELGTTGTIVNTASIYGTAAAVGSFNYNAAKAAVVMMSKSGALELAEHGIRVVGVAPGFIDTPILGDDQDAKDYLAGQHMRGELIKPEKVASVVTFLFTDAASAINGQTIPVEDGFLSYKIR; from the coding sequence ATGTCAGAGTTAAAAGGTCAAGTTGTCGTAGTTACAGGGGGAGCAAGTGGAATTGGGAAGGAAGCTGCCCTTCAGTTATCCGGGAAAGGCGCATCCATTGTTGTCGCTGACTTTAACGAAAGCGGTGCAAAAGAAGTAGCCGAGCAGATCAATCAAGCGGGAGGAAATGCCGCTCATTATAAAGTAGATGTTTCAAAAGGTGAAGAAATCAAGGCGCTGATCGATTGGACTGCTGAGAAATTCGGCACATTCAACGGAATCTTCAACAATGCCGGTATCGGGTTGGTGAAACCATTCCTTGAAATGGACCCTGAATCGTATCACCGCGTCATCGATGTGGATCAGCACAGCGTTTATTATGGCATGTACTATGGCGCCAGGAAAATGGTGGAGTTGGGTACGACCGGAACGATCGTTAACACGGCATCCATTTATGGAACAGCTGCTGCGGTCGGAAGCTTCAACTACAACGCGGCAAAAGCGGCTGTCGTCATGATGTCCAAATCGGGAGCCCTCGAGCTTGCTGAACACGGCATCCGCGTGGTTGGTGTGGCACCTGGATTCATTGATACACCGATCCTTGGTGATGATCAGGATGCAAAAGATTATCTGGCCGGACAGCATATGCGCGGAGAGTTGATCAAGCCGGAGAAAGTGGCGAGCGTCGTCACCTTCTTATTCACGGATGCGGCCAGCGCCATTAACGGACAAACCATCCCGGTAGAAGATGGGTTCCTGAGCTATAAAATCCGATAA
- a CDS encoding GntR family transcriptional regulator, with protein sequence MNRVNHGKESLPEKVYHHLLQQILNGVIKAGEKIIEEDVARDLGTSRAPVREALYLLKVDGIAERIPRIGTIVKDFSDKEIIEYNDAVIGLLQSAIEQSQPKWDDTNRHRLQVLGDEADEACRLEDVQLYQSRVEQLITHVFIVSDNKALMRFYKEANHILMVFAQVKWTRETMKNFNRELNVFTSSLVEGKFDDAKKAVKVTLDQGVI encoded by the coding sequence ATGAATAGAGTCAATCACGGGAAAGAATCATTGCCTGAGAAGGTGTATCATCATCTGCTTCAACAAATTTTGAACGGCGTCATCAAAGCAGGCGAGAAAATCATAGAAGAGGATGTCGCCAGGGATCTTGGTACGAGCAGGGCTCCTGTCAGGGAGGCGCTTTACCTATTGAAGGTAGACGGCATCGCCGAGCGTATCCCCAGGATCGGGACGATCGTAAAGGATTTCAGTGATAAGGAAATCATCGAATACAACGACGCCGTGATCGGACTGCTTCAATCGGCCATCGAACAGTCACAGCCCAAATGGGATGACACCAACCGCCACAGGCTTCAGGTTTTAGGAGACGAGGCCGACGAGGCTTGCAGGCTGGAAGACGTGCAGTTGTATCAATCGAGAGTGGAACAGCTGATTACCCACGTGTTCATTGTTTCAGATAATAAAGCGTTGATGCGCTTTTACAAAGAAGCCAACCATATCCTGATGGTCTTTGCCCAGGTTAAGTGGACCCGGGAGACGATGAAGAACTTCAATCGGGAGCTGAACGTGTTTACGTCATCCTTGGTTGAAGGGAAGTTCGATGATGCGAAGAAAGCAGTGAAGGTGACCCTTGATCAGGGAGTGATCTGA
- a CDS encoding GNAT family N-acetyltransferase, translating to MIIRQATESDAEAIIAIRRNTISEQEYFLTTDEEFSLDHAGQVKEMADRAEAGGMTFVAEAEGKVVAFLFFNRSRMKRMRHNGSFGIGILPDYRDRGLGSRMLQHLISWARDQEEIEKICLGVFATNERAIASYKKAGFVEEGREIRQYKFDDGRYVDNVLMGIQL from the coding sequence ATGATCATCAGACAAGCAACAGAATCAGATGCAGAGGCAATCATCGCCATCCGCCGCAACACGATTTCAGAGCAGGAATATTTTCTGACCACAGATGAGGAGTTCAGCCTCGATCACGCGGGACAGGTAAAGGAGATGGCCGACCGGGCCGAAGCTGGCGGAATGACCTTCGTAGCGGAAGCCGAAGGGAAGGTCGTGGCCTTTCTGTTCTTCAACCGCAGCCGGATGAAGCGCATGAGGCATAACGGGTCATTCGGTATCGGCATCCTGCCCGATTACCGCGACCGGGGACTCGGTTCACGCATGCTTCAGCATCTTATCAGTTGGGCGAGGGATCAGGAGGAGATCGAAAAGATCTGTCTCGGTGTCTTCGCTACCAATGAACGGGCCATCGCCTCCTACAAAAAAGCCGGATTTGTGGAAGAAGGCCGGGAAATCAGACAGTATAAGTTCGACGACGGCCGGTATGTGGATAATGTACTAATGGGCATCCAGCTTTAA
- a CDS encoding glycoside hydrolase family 32 protein has protein sequence MKSIGKKGIWVMAAILILVIGGVVLWVNAKEDVEKKETGKDGNEVSYRSSYHFTTPDKWKNDPQKPIYYKGEYHYYYLYNKDYPDGNGTEWRHAVSKDLVHWKDEGVAIPKYTNDNGDPWSGSVVIDRENKAGFGKDAFIAIVTQPSKETGAQEQYLWYSTDGGKTFKNHSEDPVLENPGVEDFRDPKVVWDDERDKWVMLMAEGAKVGFYESENLKDWSFTGDFQTDDLGVLECPDLFRMRTEDGTEKWVLGVSANGESVGKPNTYAYWSGEFNGDTFEADEEEPKWLDYGFDWYGAVTFEDGEAEDKMEKRYALAWMNKWSYANNTPTIEHDDFNGTDSIVREIRLEGDEEEGYTLVSNPVPALDDLVTSTDEVGDVTVEDGRESLDALGDTYRLEADISWEEAERIGMRVRESEDDERHVDVGFSPRDGYSFVNRSKTDQPDEEGDFLESKAPYKPFDQKVHMTILVDKTSVELFMDNGRTVHTNLVFPRPDDQGISLFVEGGSATFENVKIDHLGETEE, from the coding sequence ATGAAATCTATAGGAAAGAAGGGGATATGGGTGATGGCTGCCATACTGATCCTTGTCATCGGCGGCGTCGTCCTGTGGGTAAATGCAAAGGAAGACGTGGAAAAGAAAGAGACGGGAAAAGACGGAAATGAGGTCTCCTACCGTTCTTCCTATCATTTCACCACCCCTGACAAATGGAAAAACGATCCTCAAAAACCGATTTATTATAAGGGTGAATACCACTATTACTATCTCTATAACAAAGACTACCCTGATGGCAACGGCACCGAATGGCGTCATGCCGTCTCCAAGGACCTGGTCCATTGGAAGGATGAAGGGGTAGCGATACCGAAATATACCAACGACAACGGTGATCCTTGGTCCGGTTCTGTAGTCATAGACCGTGAGAATAAAGCTGGTTTCGGGAAAGATGCCTTCATCGCCATCGTGACCCAGCCGTCCAAAGAAACCGGAGCGCAGGAGCAGTATCTCTGGTACAGCACGGACGGAGGGAAAACGTTCAAGAATCACAGTGAAGACCCCGTCCTTGAGAACCCGGGCGTAGAGGATTTTCGCGATCCGAAGGTCGTATGGGATGATGAGCGGGATAAATGGGTGATGCTCATGGCGGAAGGAGCAAAGGTAGGATTCTATGAATCCGAAAACCTGAAGGACTGGTCATTCACCGGTGATTTCCAAACAGACGACCTAGGCGTCCTTGAGTGTCCCGATCTCTTCCGTATGCGTACGGAAGATGGAACGGAGAAATGGGTCCTCGGAGTCAGTGCTAACGGGGAGTCCGTCGGTAAACCGAACACATACGCTTACTGGTCCGGTGAATTCAATGGTGATACATTCGAAGCCGACGAGGAAGAACCGAAGTGGCTTGATTACGGATTCGATTGGTATGGGGCCGTGACATTCGAAGACGGTGAAGCAGAGGACAAGATGGAGAAGCGATACGCACTTGCGTGGATGAACAAATGGTCGTACGCGAACAACACTCCTACCATTGAGCATGATGATTTCAACGGAACGGACTCCATCGTCAGGGAAATTCGCCTTGAAGGAGATGAAGAAGAGGGTTATACCCTTGTGTCCAACCCTGTTCCGGCTCTGGATGATCTGGTCACATCTACAGACGAAGTCGGGGATGTGACAGTGGAGGACGGAAGAGAATCGCTTGACGCACTCGGCGATACGTACCGTCTTGAAGCCGATATTTCCTGGGAAGAAGCGGAGCGTATCGGAATGCGTGTCAGAGAATCGGAGGACGATGAACGCCATGTCGACGTCGGCTTCTCCCCTCGGGATGGCTATTCATTCGTCAACCGCTCAAAGACCGATCAACCGGATGAAGAAGGGGATTTCCTTGAGAGCAAGGCGCCCTACAAGCCCTTTGACCAAAAAGTCCATATGACGATCCTTGTGGATAAGACGAGTGTCGAACTCTTCATGGACAATGGCAGGACCGTGCATACGAATCTAGTATTCCCACGCCCCGATGATCAAGGGATTTCCTTATTTGTCGAAGGTGGAAGCGCCACGTTTGAAAATGTGAAGATCGATCACTTGGGAGAAACAGAAGAGTAA
- a CDS encoding glycoside hydrolase family 68 protein, whose protein sequence is MNVRQFAAVSLSAAILFGGSFTSASAKGGADEKGYKETYGTSQITRQDMKDMINQHGDDKFTVPSFDASTIKNVESATKTDENGNKIKMDVWDTWPLQNADGTVAEYKGYHIVFGLAGDPKNPNDTFIYMFYKKAGDDSIDAWKNAGRVFDDEDKNKANDKYLKGQVEEWSGSALFTDDGEIRLFYTNRGDFDESKELFGRQTLTTAQVNVSEKGDKDLQVDGIEDHKSIFNGGDGKTYENVEKAFEDRNFNNNHTFRDPHYIEDKGRKYLVFEANTGTEYGYSGEDNLYNRAYYGKSMKFFRDELKNLQNSPKKETAELANGAMGIIEINDDYTFKKEKKPLLVSNTVTDEIERPNIFKKDGKFYLFTSTRGSKMTIDGIDDEDIYMLGYVSNSLDGPFKPMNKTGIVLHQDLDPNDITWTYAHYVIPQEESDKFVVTSYMTNRGYFADHKSTFAPSFLLDIKNKKSSVVKDGTLEQGQITYDGQ, encoded by the coding sequence ATGAACGTTCGTCAATTTGCAGCAGTTTCTTTAAGTGCAGCCATCTTGTTCGGAGGCAGCTTCACATCTGCATCTGCCAAGGGCGGGGCTGACGAAAAGGGATACAAAGAAACATACGGCACGTCACAGATCACACGTCAGGATATGAAGGATATGATCAACCAGCACGGTGATGACAAGTTCACTGTCCCATCCTTTGATGCTTCCACAATCAAGAATGTAGAATCCGCAACGAAAACCGATGAGAATGGCAATAAAATCAAAATGGATGTATGGGATACATGGCCACTGCAAAACGCTGATGGTACTGTAGCTGAATACAAAGGCTACCATATCGTCTTCGGTCTTGCAGGTGACCCGAAAAACCCTAACGACACATTCATCTATATGTTCTATAAAAAAGCAGGCGATGACTCCATCGACGCATGGAAAAACGCTGGACGTGTCTTCGATGACGAAGACAAAAACAAAGCAAACGACAAATATCTTAAAGGTCAAGTGGAAGAATGGTCAGGTTCTGCCCTGTTCACAGATGACGGTGAAATCCGCTTGTTCTACACAAACCGTGGAGATTTCGATGAGAGCAAGGAGCTCTTCGGACGCCAAACATTGACAACTGCCCAAGTCAACGTTTCTGAAAAAGGAGACAAAGATTTGCAGGTTGATGGAATCGAAGATCACAAGTCCATCTTCAACGGCGGAGACGGCAAAACCTACGAAAACGTAGAGAAAGCCTTCGAAGATCGCAACTTCAACAATAATCATACCTTCCGTGACCCGCACTACATTGAAGACAAAGGCCGCAAGTACCTTGTATTCGAAGCCAACACCGGTACAGAATACGGATACTCAGGTGAAGATAATCTTTACAACCGTGCATACTACGGCAAAAGCATGAAGTTCTTCCGCGACGAGCTTAAGAACCTTCAAAACAGCCCTAAGAAAGAAACAGCTGAACTTGCGAACGGTGCAATGGGAATCATCGAGATCAACGATGACTACACATTCAAAAAAGAGAAGAAGCCTCTTCTTGTGTCAAATACCGTAACGGATGAAATCGAGCGCCCGAACATCTTCAAGAAAGACGGCAAGTTCTACTTATTCACAAGCACACGTGGATCAAAAATGACCATTGATGGAATCGATGATGAAGACATCTACATGCTTGGATATGTGTCAAATTCCCTGGATGGTCCGTTCAAACCTATGAACAAAACGGGAATCGTCCTTCACCAGGATCTTGACCCTAACGACATCACTTGGACGTACGCACACTACGTGATCCCTCAGGAAGAGTCTGACAAATTCGTTGTGACCAGCTACATGACGAACCGCGGATACTTTGCCGATCACAAATCAACCTTTGCTCCATCCTTCTTGCTTGATATCAAGAACAAGAAATCTTCTGTCGTGAAAGATGGAACGCTTGAGCAAGGTCAAATCACGTATGATGGGCAATAA
- a CDS encoding ABC transporter substrate-binding protein, translating to MKKPILVLLSTLIVSSIALSACEGRDEQQEAQREKKPVTLTVRNPKVEIANEFEQMAKEYEEAHPGVRIKVETVGGASDDYSDITAKLTAGKGPDIFTNIGNEAMKEWIRYLEDLSDEPWVADASPHTLDGITLDGKVYGEPMSIEGFGVVYNRDLFKKAGITEPPQTFSELEAVARRLSSKGITPFANGYYEDWKLGHHLTSVAFAEEGPGFVKALHEKDIHFTDSEEFNRLFSLIDLTVRYGNTAPATTDYYTEVDLFKEGKAAMILQGNWVEPLLGEAPTGIFPLPLNDRGDAKMIAGVPSYWVINKQSSEPKKREAKRFLRWMVSSEKGQEYMTERFRFIPAFKNVPVNDLGSLGKETSSLISENRTFNWSSFSPCIKKRFGEIMKAYINKESTRQQALKGFDEAWTEGACAAPSP from the coding sequence ATGAAAAAACCGATATTGGTCCTGCTATCGACACTGATTGTAAGCTCCATCGCCCTGTCTGCATGCGAGGGGCGTGATGAACAACAGGAGGCACAAAGGGAGAAGAAACCTGTCACCCTCACGGTCCGGAATCCGAAGGTGGAGATAGCGAATGAATTCGAACAGATGGCCAAAGAATATGAAGAAGCCCATCCAGGGGTCAGGATCAAAGTCGAGACCGTGGGTGGTGCTTCGGATGATTACTCGGATATTACCGCTAAGCTGACTGCGGGAAAAGGACCCGATATTTTCACGAATATAGGCAATGAAGCGATGAAGGAATGGATTCGATATCTAGAAGACTTATCGGATGAACCTTGGGTGGCCGATGCCTCCCCTCATACGCTGGATGGAATCACCCTTGACGGGAAAGTATACGGGGAGCCCATGAGCATTGAAGGCTTTGGGGTCGTCTATAACCGCGACCTCTTCAAGAAAGCGGGCATCACCGAACCTCCGCAAACGTTCTCGGAACTGGAAGCAGTTGCCCGCAGGCTGTCATCTAAAGGAATCACGCCCTTTGCCAACGGGTATTATGAAGATTGGAAGCTCGGCCATCACTTGACGAGCGTGGCCTTCGCCGAAGAAGGTCCCGGGTTTGTGAAAGCCCTTCATGAAAAGGACATCCATTTTACCGACAGTGAAGAATTCAACCGTCTATTTTCACTTATCGATTTGACGGTCCGATACGGAAATACGGCCCCTGCGACGACGGATTACTACACGGAGGTCGACCTTTTCAAAGAAGGAAAGGCTGCGATGATCCTTCAAGGAAACTGGGTGGAGCCGTTGTTGGGTGAGGCACCCACGGGAATCTTCCCCCTACCCCTCAATGACCGGGGAGACGCCAAGATGATTGCCGGAGTCCCGAGCTACTGGGTGATCAATAAACAATCGTCGGAACCGAAAAAGAGAGAAGCAAAACGCTTCCTCCGGTGGATGGTGTCTTCTGAAAAGGGGCAGGAGTATATGACGGAGCGTTTCCGGTTCATTCCGGCGTTCAAGAATGTGCCTGTGAACGATCTCGGTTCCCTGGGAAAAGAGACGTCTTCATTGATCAGTGAAAACAGGACGTTCAATTGGTCTTCCTTCTCTCCTTGCATCAAGAAGCGATTCGGTGAAATCATGAAAGCATATATCAATAAAGAGAGTACGAGGCAGCAGGCACTCAAAGGCTTTGATGAAGCCTGGACTGAAGGGGCTTGTGCGGCTCCTTCCCCTTGA
- a CDS encoding response regulator transcription factor produces the protein MKALIVDDERNVRNVIRQLGDWDVSGITMLLEASNGHEALDIVRTENPDIIFTDIKMPRMTGLELIEELNKLGYTGKIILITGYDDYTFMRKAIQLNSFDYLLKPIDADAFDAVLNRVVTAIGEEALEDGEIVEEARRLRSNQIFTSACSGGGTEELAAFLPVDEELEVSLLSFYHTHLPEPHMDALRGELQEKGIGNVFAFLEEENLYAVLTVKGQWVYVEEWVSSHIDLPIRLVQGELPDLVELPSAFSKLQDELQQNHYRSIRSLDELESARRIQEIVSYVETYYMEDISLDRLSKMFFLTREHISRTFKKETGLPLSKFVAKLRIEQAKVWLTDSEETIYSIATMLGYQDEKYFSKLFKKMTGFTPYEFRSGNSGVTE, from the coding sequence ATGAAAGCACTGATCGTCGATGATGAACGCAATGTACGGAACGTCATCCGCCAGCTTGGGGACTGGGATGTGTCCGGCATCACCATGCTGCTGGAAGCGTCAAATGGCCACGAGGCCCTCGACATCGTCCGCACTGAAAACCCCGATATCATTTTTACAGACATCAAAATGCCGAGGATGACAGGACTGGAGCTCATTGAAGAGCTGAATAAGCTCGGGTACACCGGGAAGATCATCCTGATCACGGGCTATGACGATTATACATTCATGAGAAAGGCGATCCAGCTCAACAGTTTTGACTATCTGCTGAAACCCATTGATGCCGATGCGTTCGATGCGGTTTTGAACAGGGTCGTGACGGCAATCGGGGAGGAAGCGTTGGAAGACGGGGAGATTGTTGAAGAAGCGAGGCGTCTCCGCAGCAATCAGATCTTTACATCTGCGTGCAGCGGCGGAGGAACAGAAGAGCTGGCAGCTTTCCTTCCTGTGGATGAGGAGCTGGAGGTGTCCCTTCTCTCCTTCTACCACACCCATCTGCCCGAACCGCATATGGATGCACTGAGGGGTGAGCTTCAGGAGAAGGGTATCGGGAATGTGTTTGCCTTTCTCGAAGAAGAAAACCTGTACGCAGTCCTGACGGTGAAGGGTCAATGGGTCTACGTAGAAGAATGGGTGAGCAGTCATATCGATCTGCCCATCCGTCTTGTCCAGGGGGAACTACCCGATCTGGTTGAGTTGCCATCTGCATTTAGCAAACTGCAGGATGAGCTCCAACAGAACCACTACCGGAGCATCCGCAGCCTAGATGAACTCGAGTCTGCAAGACGGATCCAAGAGATCGTATCATATGTGGAAACCTACTATATGGAGGATATCTCCCTTGACCGCCTCTCGAAAATGTTCTTCCTCACAAGGGAACATATCTCAAGGACGTTCAAGAAAGAAACGGGGCTTCCTCTTTCCAAATTCGTGGCAAAACTCCGGATCGAACAGGCGAAAGTCTGGCTGACCGATTCAGAGGAGACGATCTATTCGATTGCGACCATGCTCGGCTATCAGGATGAGAAGTATTTCTCAAAGCTGTTTAAAAAAATGACCGGTTTTACTCCATATGAGTTCCGCTCCGGGAACAGCGGGGTGACAGAATGA
- a CDS encoding sensor histidine kinase yields the protein MRSVRSRLFGMLVIFIILPYFLSVFIIYDNTRSSVEEHEIEKSREELEEGSRALQRYFDEMIELSYSLYNDPDVLSVFENGLNDEQRKPFERSMKIFSISRPEVRQMRIYFEKDSSALSVYQSKFSAPKKQEDYVNQAPFRTLYESDDNFFIERPHVIENANNAAILPESDRTRVLTIHHKVSNVLSGEFLGFISMDIDVNAYSSLILNLSDGGESRLTLLDGEDRIMYSSQRINDGESGDEGDKLVLEEKLKGNLEGWRLVKVIDRDVLFRDVNQAATTNILLGIGVVLLGIIMVVVISHIITKPIENLSEKVRSIGGENMDVDFTTSRKDELGHLEDHMDEMMDRINQHIDREYKLEIESRKNQFRALRSQVNPHFLFNALQTIGAVALRSGAKDVYKLITSLSKMMRYSLHADQWVIVQEELDYIETYLSLQRERFGAGVQADIQVDEEVRAASIPSMLLQPLVENYFKHSYEEGYDEATLSITGERVGGSILFTVQNTGASITEEDLGRIRSAVYGGPSGQDGGIGLKNIYDRLRLNFKENASFQLDTLEGRGFRIIMKLPFMEDKQEGGNSDESTDRR from the coding sequence ATGCGGAGTGTACGGTCCAGGTTATTCGGGATGCTGGTGATCTTTATTATTTTGCCCTATTTCCTATCTGTTTTTATTATTTATGACAATACGAGATCATCGGTCGAGGAGCATGAGATCGAGAAGAGCCGGGAAGAGCTGGAAGAAGGCAGCCGTGCTCTTCAGCGGTACTTTGACGAGATGATCGAGCTCTCCTACTCCCTCTATAATGACCCGGATGTGCTCAGTGTGTTTGAAAACGGACTGAATGATGAGCAGAGAAAACCGTTTGAACGGAGCATGAAAATCTTCTCGATCAGCCGTCCTGAAGTCAGGCAGATGAGGATCTATTTTGAAAAGGATTCTTCTGCTTTGAGTGTGTATCAGTCGAAGTTCAGTGCGCCGAAAAAGCAGGAGGACTATGTGAACCAGGCTCCCTTTCGAACCCTGTATGAGTCCGATGACAATTTCTTCATCGAGAGGCCGCATGTGATAGAAAATGCGAACAATGCGGCGATCCTGCCTGAGTCCGACCGCACCCGGGTGTTGACGATCCATCATAAAGTCTCCAATGTTTTGTCAGGTGAATTCCTTGGCTTCATTTCCATGGATATCGACGTCAATGCCTATTCATCCCTGATCCTCAACCTCTCTGACGGTGGTGAGAGCCGCTTGACTCTTCTCGATGGGGAGGATCGCATCATGTATTCGAGTCAGCGCATCAATGACGGCGAATCCGGGGATGAGGGGGATAAGCTGGTCCTCGAAGAGAAGCTGAAAGGCAATCTCGAAGGGTGGAGGCTCGTCAAGGTGATCGACCGCGATGTTCTCTTTAGAGACGTAAATCAAGCGGCCACGACGAATATCTTATTGGGAATCGGCGTTGTGCTTCTGGGCATCATCATGGTAGTGGTCATATCCCATATCATCACCAAGCCCATAGAGAACTTAAGTGAGAAGGTCAGGAGCATCGGTGGGGAGAATATGGATGTGGACTTTACCACCTCCCGGAAGGACGAGCTTGGTCATCTTGAAGATCATATGGACGAGATGATGGACCGCATTAACCAACATATCGACCGTGAATACAAACTTGAGATCGAGAGCAGGAAGAATCAATTCCGCGCTCTCAGATCCCAGGTGAACCCGCACTTTTTATTCAATGCCCTGCAAACGATCGGTGCTGTGGCCTTGAGGTCGGGGGCGAAGGATGTATACAAACTCATCACGTCCCTTTCTAAGATGATGAGGTACTCCCTCCATGCCGATCAATGGGTGATCGTACAGGAGGAGCTCGACTATATCGAGACGTATCTCTCCCTGCAGCGTGAGCGATTCGGTGCAGGAGTGCAGGCTGATATCCAGGTGGATGAAGAGGTTCGTGCTGCTTCCATTCCGAGCATGCTGCTTCAGCCTCTGGTCGAGAACTACTTCAAGCATAGCTATGAAGAAGGGTATGACGAAGCGACACTCTCGATAACGGGTGAAAGGGTTGGAGGATCCATCCTCTTTACCGTGCAGAATACCGGGGCATCCATAACAGAAGAAGACCTCGGGCGGATACGGTCCGCCGTCTACGGGGGCCCATCGGGGCAGGACGGCGGAATCGGCTTGAAAAATATCTATGACCGCCTGCGATTGAATTTTAAAGAGAACGCATCTTTTCAGCTGGATACATTGGAAGGTAGGGGCTTCAGGATTATCATGAAGCTGCCTTTCATGGAAGATAAGCAAGAAGGGGGAAACAGCGATGAAAGCACTGATCGTCGATGA